The following coding sequences lie in one Carcharodon carcharias isolate sCarCar2 unplaced genomic scaffold, sCarCar2.pri scaffold_784_ctg1, whole genome shotgun sequence genomic window:
- the LOC121275193 gene encoding CD276 antigen-like isoform X3: MSHNRFEAITAGIQKLVGYSSCRHRNLALHPLTPLTDLSPTESRGSGTHCRTATMPDSAIASFAVFIHACLLVHLPVTDGLEVVVPSASLALLGEDALLNCTFAPARYSAEDFVLHWIRLWPSAREGTIYSFYHNREQWDQVDVEFVNRTRLFHSSAAPGSCALLLTGVRTTDAGKYKAFVRTRLGIGHYRNAYTELQVAARYSQPLISLSTVCSQNKTALHYLTCTVSGGYPLAHIHWHNDLGEDRTAHSETTNVAAEDGLIQMSSQINISTHSNRTYTCSVSNPLLTPHHNISATLPVNRCVPLLNTGVMVTVATLSILLLLSLACVVRWLAFPKRATDQREQDASATTQELRTLRILDEPPSLHYTSLKDMSTGTG, from the exons ATGTCACACAACCGGTTTGAGGCCATTACTGCAGGAATACAGAAACTGGTCGGCTACAGTTCCTGTCGGCACCGAAACCTCGCTCTTCACccgctcacacccctcactgacctTTCCCCCACAGAGAGCCGGGGCAGCGGGACCCACTGCCGGACAGCCACCATGCCAG ACTCCGCCATCGCTTCATTCGCCGTCTTCATCCACGCCTGCCTCCTCGTTCACCTGCCCGTCACAG ACGGACTGGAAGTGGTCGTTCCCTCGGCCTCGCTAGCCTTACTCGGGGAGGACGCCCTGCTGAACTGCACCTTCGCCCCGGCTCGTTACTCCGCTGAAGATTTTGTTCTTCACTGGATCAGGTTGTGGCCCTCAGCGAGAGAGGGCACCATCTACAGCTTCTACCATAACCGGGAGCAGTGGGACCAAGTGGATGTGGAGTTTGTGAACCGCACCCGGCTGTTTCACTCCAGCGCTGCCCCTGGGAGCTGTGCCCTGCTCCTCACTGGGGTCAGGACCACTGACGCCGGGAAGTACAAAGCTTTTGTCCGGACCCGGCTCGGAATTGGTCATTACCGCAACGCGTACACAGAGCTGCAGGTCGCAG CTCGATACTCCCAGCCGCTGATCAGCCTGTCCACAGTCTGCTCTCAGAACAAAACCGCCCTGCACTATCTGACCTGCACCGTGAGCGGAGGATACCCTCTGGCCCACATCCACTGGCACAACGACCTGGGAGAAGATCGCACAGCCCACTCTGAAACCACCAACGTCGCCGCTGAAGACGGACTCATCCAGATGAGCAGCCAGATCAATATTTCCACCCACTCCAATCGAACCTACACTTGCTCAGTCTCCAACCCACTGCTCACCCCTCACCACAACATCAGCGCAACACTGCCAG TGAATCGGTGTGTGCCTCTTCTGAACACCGGCGTGATGGTCACGGTCGCCACGCTGAGCATCCTCTTGCTGTTGTCGCTCGCCTGTGTCGTGCGTTGGTTGGCTTTTCCGAAGAGAGCC ACTGACCAGCGAGAACAGGATGCATCTGCGACCACCCAAGAG